A window of the Anoplolepis gracilipes chromosome 11, ASM4749672v1, whole genome shotgun sequence genome harbors these coding sequences:
- the LOC140671192 gene encoding probable G-protein coupled receptor Mth-like 3: protein MYDKNFKFWCCALLFFALCTKSLQNFTIDNKQDDSLMVRYELDVNSTEKNDKETVFDRHNLRKNFSVEYVKYHEKHNQMPRGLQANFTKVDNNKNDNKNYIVPYGKCNNITCIRLCCPLGDRYKFFRNCIPGRPEYVFSKSYNFWSDAMQIEYKKIEEVFQLIVQDPCPNLNEIIRITLDNDILTYFEYIFFENGTLYLPYFKQFVESTSYCLAVSNNDVVEAVICSKTLTEAFKEEKSYLIKIIMPLMDAIKILIWNCTIVSMLCMLTIFLTYYILPLQNLHSFMLRRYSSMIFIYYIGSIMSYSIQDKNLMYSTCVAAALISYFSSVASYFWLSVMSFDMWWTFRDFQSLQKNMKRQDKKKFLYSIIAWGGPFIFTTICIIMEIAPSVPKSIQPRFDVNICWFHFGVADQLYNYGPKIICSIISISLSIRTAINIMDYEKETTRRLKDSESRCYNENKKWAKLYLKLFIMLFVIIAIEWSIFTVWEFWLYKDIDLATTCIEFSLFILETIKDIGVFIIFVCRKTIMQSLLKHFCQNRRNVFKNVIRRRCYNLEDVHHCAKHNNFMEKYRQSEMTDKEFN from the exons AACTTGACGTGAATTCtactgaaaaaaatgacaagGAAACGGTTTTCGATCGACACAATTTGCGCAAAAATTTTTCCGTGGAATATGTGAAATATCATGAGAAACATAATCAAATGCCGAGGGGGCTTCAagcaaattttacaaaagtcgacaacaataaaaatgataataaaaattacatagttCCATATGGAAAGTGCAATAATATTACTTGCATTCGTCTTTGTTGCCCTCTCGGTGAtcgctataaattttttcgcaATTGCATTCCTGGAAGACCAGAATATGTTTTCTCAAAATCATATAACTTTTGGAGCGATGCGATGCAGAttgaatataagaaaatagaaGAAGTATTTCAACTGATTGTTCAAGATCCATGCCCAAACcttaatgaaattatacgtATCACACTTGATAACGATATTTTGACGTATTTCGAATACATTTTCTTCGAAAACGGCACTTTATATCTTCCCTACTTTAAACAATTCGTCGAATCGACATCTTACTGTTTAGCCGTTTCAAATAATGATGTGGTTGAGGCGGTTATCTGTTCGAAAACTTTAACAGAAGCtttcaaagaagaaaaaagttatCTGATAAAGATCATTATGCCGTTAATggatgcaataaaaattttgatctgGAATTGCACTATAGTGTCCATGCTGTGTATGCtgacaatatttttgacatattacATACTGCCACTACAGAATCTACATAGTTTCATGCTGCGTAGATACAGCAGTatgatatttatctattatattggTAGCATAATGTCCTATTCAATCCAAGACAAAAATCTGATGTATTCCACCTGTGTTGCAGCCG CTTTAATCAGCTATTTCAGCTCTGTAGCCAGTTACTTTTGGTTAAGTGTAATGAGTTTCGATATGTGGTGGACATTTAG AGATTTTCAAtcgttacaaaaaaatatgaaacgaCAAGACAAGAAAAAATTCCTATATTCTATCATTGCTTGGGGAGGTCCCTTCATTTTCACTACCATCTGCATCATCATGGAAATTGCTCCCAGCGTGCCAAAAAGCATCCAACCGAGATTTGACGTCAATATATGTTGGTTTCATT TTGGTGTGGCggatcaattatataattatgggCCCAAAATAATTTGTTCTATTATTAGCATTTCCTTATCCATTCGTACAGCAATAAATATCATGGACTATGAGAAGGAAACAACTCGTCGTCTTAAAGATTCAGAGAGCCGATGttataatgaaaacaaaaaatg gGCCAAGCTGTATCTAAAACTGTTTATAATGTTGTTTGTCATAATAGCCATAGAGTGGAGTATATTTACAGTGTGGGAATTTTGGCTGTATAAGGATATTGATTTAGCAACGACTTGCATCGAATTTAGTCTGTTTATATTGGAAACCATTAAAGATATCGgtgttttcattatatttgtgtgtagGAAAACAATTATGCAATCGCTGTTAAAACATTTCTGTCAAAATCGCCgaaatgttttcaaaaatgtcataCGCAGGAGATGTTACAATCTTGAAGATGTACATCATTGTGCCaaacacaataattttatggaaaaatatcgACAAAGCGAAATGACAGACAAAGAATTTAACTAA